A genome region from Hevea brasiliensis isolate MT/VB/25A 57/8 chromosome 9, ASM3005281v1, whole genome shotgun sequence includes the following:
- the LOC110643515 gene encoding uncharacterized protein LOC110643515 has protein sequence MKNRSSKEGEEKNEKISSPNSIGMKRKKNMMRLGGPGLSLEAFANAKSTSNQYNPALIKKQREFYKNAKYVRMFKKKLKQQNQPDDHSSVVKPMEDKNESGESSKMMKKKKNKKNGSYSLREMYEKQHKEKEEARIEREAIIKAKKEERGKALAHRKAERGKMYKKTRHGQPVMKYRIEHLLQTIQGSN, from the exons ATGAAGAATCGGAGCTCAAAAGAAGGTGAGGAAAAGAATGAGAAGATCAGCAGCCCAAATTCTATCGGCATGAAAAggaagaagaacatgatgagatTGGGAGGTCCCGGTCTGTCCCTTGAAGCTTTCGCTAATGCCAAATCCACCAGCAATCAATACAACCCTGCTTTAATAA AGAAGCAAAGAGAGTTCTATAAGAATGCAAAGTATGTGAGAATGTTTAAGAAAAAGCTAAAGCAACAAAATCAGCCGGATGATCACTCTTCAGTTGTCAAACCTATGGAG GATAAGAATGAAAGTGGAGAAAGTAGTAaaatgatgaagaagaagaagaacaagaagaatGGTTCCTACAGTTTGAGAGAAATGTATGAGAAGCAGCACAAAGAGAAAGAGGAAGCAAGAATTGAGAGGGAGGCTATTATTAAAGCAAAGAAGGAAGAAAGAGGTAAGGCTTTAGCTCATAGAAAAGCTGAAAGAGGGAAGATGTATAAAAAGACCCGGCATGGTCAGCCTGTTATGAAGTATAGAATTGAGCATCTCTTGCAGACCATTCAAGGTTCAAACTAA